The genomic stretch CACTACGAGCCGCTTTACAGGTTCGCGATGAGCCTCACGCGGTCGGAGTCCGATGCCCGGGATTTGACCCAGCATGCGTTCTATGTCTGGGCGACGAAGGGGCATCAATTGCGCGAGATCTCCAAGGTCAAGACCTGGCTGTTCACAACGCTGCACCGCGCTTTCCTCGAAGCGCGGCGAAGACAGATCAGATTTCCTCACCACCACCTGGAGGAGCTCTCGGAGCAATTGCCGGCTCTTTGCCCGGAACCGGCCAGTCAATCCGACTGGTTCCAGGTGCTGTCCGCGCTGGCAAAGGTGGACGAGGTTTATCAGGCGGCGGTGGCGCTTTGCTATTTGGAAGACTACTCCTACAAGGACATCGCGGGCATTCTCGACGTGCCGGTCGG from Candidatus Angelobacter sp. encodes the following:
- a CDS encoding RNA polymerase sigma factor, with amino-acid sequence MHSANEFEAIVNEHYEPLYRFAMSLTRSESDARDLTQHAFYVWATKGHQLREISKVKTWLFTTLHRAFLEARRRQIRFPHHHLEELSEQLPALCPEPASQSDWFQVLSALAKVDEVYQAAVALCYLEDYSYKDIAGILDVPVGTVKSRISRGIAQLREILLPGDSRASVSGREGISSVSAPEVPASPFEKVFHFLVTAPGCRVKPLNAAPMNGT